The DNA window aaatactcaggagtggaatggctgggatataacttttaaagaaagtaGTCTGGCTATTCTAGGTTCTTTGCAGTCCCATATGAATTGCCGTCTCAGTTACTACAAAAtgcctgctgagattttgatcaggattgcattgaatttatagatcagtttggagagaactgacatcCTAATGATATTGAGTTTTCCAGTCCATGAACTcgtcttttgtcagatttatccctaagtgttttactatatttttgatgattgtttatgttatttaaaaatttttgatttccAGTAGTTCCTTGAAATTGTATAGGAATAcaattactttttatatattgatcttctatcctgaaaacttcctaaacccatttattaattctagtagCCTTTTTTTTTGTAGATCCCATTGGATATTCCATATATTTGATCATGTTgtttgtgaataaagacagttttttaTTTCCAGCTTTTCCATTTCCAATCTGGATCTGTTTTACTTCTGTTTCTTGGCTCATTGCActgctagaacctccagtacaaagTTGAGTAGAAGTGGAGAGAGGACAGCCTTGCcttatttgtggttttttgttttttttttttgttgtttttaagttctGGGtccattctaaatatttatttattttgctgtgccggctcttagttgcagcacgtgggatctttagttgcggcatgtgaactcttagttgcggcatgtgggatctagttccctgaccagggattgaacccaggccccctgcattgggagcacggagtcttaaccactggaccgccagggaagtcccgccttatttgtgatcttagggggaaagcactgtttttcatcattaaatatgatgtcGGCTGTACGTTTTTCTTAGATGCCCTCTAACAGGTTGAGGtcattcccttctctttccagtttgctgagaattttaaacaaaaatagttGTTGAGGATTGTCAAGTGCTTCTTCTGTATccattgagatgattatatggttttactttttttgtctgttaatatggtaaattacattgaTGGCATGATCTGTTAAACCAATcctgcattcctgaaataaactgTACTTGgtcattatgtattttttgtgtgtgtgtatattattagattaaatttgctaaaattttgtgaagcttttttttttttggctgcgatgggtcttcgttgctgcgcgcgggctttctctagttgcggcgagtgggggccgctcttcgttgcggtgctcgggcttctcattgcggtgccttctcttgttgcggagcacgggttctaggcacgtgggctcagtagttgtggctcgcgggttctagagagcaggctcagtagttgtggcgcacaggcttagttgctctgcggcatgtgggatcttcccggaccagggctggaacccgtgtcccctgcattggcaggtggattcttaaccactgcgccaccaggggagcccgtGAAgcatttctgcatctattcataTGGGATATTGGTCTGCAGCTTTCTTTTCtcgtaatgtctttgtctggttttgatatcagggtatgttagtcagggttcttcagagcAACAGAGTTGCAGTTGATGTTGCACGTTGAGCCCAAAGGAAGGtctagagacagagagagcgCCCTCTTCCTCAGAGGACCTCAGTCTGCTTTTTCTTAAGGCCTtcactgattggatgaggctctCCCACATTATAgaaggtaatctgctttactcaaagtcgaCTGATATAAATGTTAATCTCAGCTAAAGAGTACCTTCACAACACAATGAGatgtgtttgaccaaatatctgagtACTGTGGCTCAGCCAATCTGACACATAATATTAAGCATTGCACGTGATAAGTTTGgtcttcatagaatgagttggaagtattctctcttcaattttctgaaagggtttgtatagaattggtattatttcttccttaaatgtttgatagatttcaccagggaagccatcttggtctggagttttctttgtggaaaggttTTCAACTCTGAATTCAGTTTAATAGCTAAAGGGCTATTTTGGTTATCTAGTTCATCTTCAGTGAGTGGAGtgccttctcctttgtcttcaaattctctccatccttcccttcaGGGCCCAGATCAAGTCTCTCCTCCTCCATGGAGCTTTTGCCGACCACCTCAGCTCTTCCAGTTCCTCCtgggaacactgacaacaccgtCTATAGCACTTCTATGCTTACTCACATTGGTTCTGTCACTGTTTAACTTTTTGCATACTTGGCCACTCATAtaattgtaagctccttgaagacaggaaCTGTTTGTATCCTTttagtacttagcacagtgctggtCTGTCACACGAGTGATTAGAAAAGCACTCATGGAAGGAATACCTAAGCAATTCAATACAGAGTTTTAAAGTCAGGAAAATGGAGAGCATTTCTAATGATCACAGTCAGCATTGGGTAGCTGTTCAGAGCATTGGAGTTGGACAGCCTTGGCTGCTAATTCCAGCTCTGTCCCTGACTAACTGTGCACCTTGAGTGAATGACTTCCCCTCTTTGAGCCCcctattctcatctgtaaaataaggacatCTACCTTGTCGGTCGGTCATCataggatgaaatgagataacgCTTGTAAAGTGCTAAACACAATTTCTAGAGCAGAGTACATGCTTcctaagtgttagctattattgctTTCATTACGCTGAGCCACACCTCCTTCGCCTGGGCAGCATCAAATATACCTGGGACAGAACTGCCACCCCTGGGCCAGCCTGCTGATCAGCAGCTATTGATGGTCAACGTCACAGAGATTCCTTTTGAGCCTGAGTGCTGAGTGCTTACAGGGAGAGAAGCAGCTTCAGCAGGGACCAACAAATAGAAACTGTAGCCACAAGACCAGGGCCGAGTGTGTCCAGTATGTGGAGACTGCTAATGACAAAGGGCTTTTCTGAGTCGTGGTCACACTCTTCAGTAGTCCTGGGGTCTGAGTGCAGAGAGGGAGCAAGGAGAGCCCACTGGTTTGGGCTGGGCTGAGAGGTCCTCAGTGCTCTGGCGTCTTCTCTCTGCAAGCTGAGTGTGTGCCCTGGGAGAGTGGAAAGAAACCCTCCCACAACATGAGTCTCTGCTGCGCCGCACCCCGTCCCTCGCTCAGAGTGCAGCCCACATCCTGGCCGCTAAACCACAGCCCGCCTCGGGCTGCAGGCTGCTGCCTCTCACAGTGGAGGGAGGGGGGCCTGCCGGGcagcacctcctcccctcccctcccctccccagccccagctccgtGGAGGCGCTTCCTTTTCGAGGCAGCGAGGAAATGTGTGTCTGCTGCCTCCCCTTCACCTCCTCTCTTCTGTCTGCTGCCTTCACCTACCTTTGAAGGCCTCTGTTTCTGTCTCACCCATTTTCTGAGCTGACCACTCCATCAGGGACCCATCAGGCACTCTCTGCCATCCTTGATGTTTTTCTCCAAAAGACGTTAGGCAAAcgatcatttctttctttctctttctttctctctctctcctttctttcttttccttcctccctccttccctccctccctccctttcgctctctctctcttttgatttATTCCCTGATGCCCTTTCCAAAGAGAGCTTCAGATAATGCTTGTTTCAGCTGTGAAAACAGGTAGTACTGGCATTTGGGGTCATAGCTGGGAATATAGTCAGAGGAAGGGAGGACCTGCACTGTCTTAGGAAACGAGGCAGCCTCTGAGGGCCTCCCAGAAAAGAGGGACAGCAACTCTTTCAGCcaaatatactttatttcttttctctctcagctGAAAAGGAGCCTAGCACATTCATGGAGCTGCAAATGACCGTCTAGGGGCCTGCTGtggagacagggagggaaggggcacaGGACTAGATCTGGGCCAGGGTCTGTGAACAGGGCAGGACCTCTGCCAGCATTTACCCAGTCCATTCCCACAGAGGGTCGCCAAAGAGAGCTAGAAACAAGGAAATGTAGATGGAATAGTTAGGGATGGGGCAACTTCTATGCAGGAAAAGGAGGGAGCCAAAGGGAGAAGTAACAGCCAACAGGGCAGGAAGGAACGGGGGTATgtgaagaacagaaataaatatgcTGATAAGAGGGCAGGCCAGGTGTGAGGGGTGAGTAGTGATGATGTTTCAAAGGATAATGAGGCAGCAATATCCTTGGATGGGGTccaggagagaaggcaggaaggaggccgCTGGGGACAAGGCTGAGGGTGTGAGTTCCCCACAAGGCAGAGGAACAGTTCTCCTGTGGTGTCCAAGATTTGCCCAGGGAACAGAGAGTAGCAGTCCTGGAGAGGAGCCAGACCTGGGTCAGTGGGAGACAGTGTCTTCAGGAGCTGTCAGATGCCTCTCTGATTTAGGCCAGCATACAGGTCCCGCTGGCCTTTCCGGATGGGCTAGGGGTGGAATAGAGAGGGGTGGTCAGCAGGGTGGGAGGAGGTCACTCCTGAGAAAGAAGGGCCTCTGAAGAACCTTAGACCAGGGGTCAGGAGGCAGGCTCAACTGGTAAGAGATTTGATCTGGTCACctcctgtgagcctcagttttcccatctcaaaaatggaaaactaaagaCCCAACTCTCAGGGCTTTTCTCAGAATTAAATGAAGTCACTCTTGCGAAAGTGAACAGCACACTCTTgactggtgctcaataaatatttgttgagtttgTCCAGgtgtgatattcaaaatattcaacAGTTGGTAGTGCCCATACACCGAGCAATCAGAACAATCCTGGTGGTTCTCTGCTATGCCAGGCAGTAACTCTTCAGTTGTCCAATCTAGAGGTGgtccagtgggggaggggctgtgatGTCTGGCAGTGTGTGTGCTggggatggaggatggaggaAGCTTGGGGCTATTCACCagtgaaatattttcatattccaACAACTGGTAGGTGCATGCCGGTGGAACATCAGTCATAAGTTTATCATGCTAGAGTCTGGGTGTATGGTATTCCCCATGGCTGTCGCCCAGCTAATGAATAAGCCAGAGAAATAGGAGCAGCACCTCACCCCCACCACCCGTGGTTGTGGAAACCCTGCAGCCTTTGAGATGGCCCCGTTCTACCATGATGGATGCAGAGGCGGGCACGTGGTGGGTTGTCCTGGAGCCCTGAGGGAGGGGATTTGAAGTGTCTGATGGGCCAGATGCACAGTCCCATCTGTCCCCTTCTCTCCTAGAaagacccctccccccactttaTCCCTTGTTACCTCATAGTCTGGGTTGGGTACAGGTGGTGGCCTCTGCCTGTTTTGTcctgcagaggagggaagggaaaaggacTCATTTCCATGAGGAAACACCAATCTTGTGAGAATGAGACCCAGATCAAGGAGAGCGAACTCCCCTCtacttcttttttctatttcagctgccctttctctttgctttctttcatctctAATGACCCCACACTGTCCTTATCATTTGTGACCTCAGCTAAAGGTCCTtccactgtttcctttcccacagGTTGGAGTCGGGAGGGCAAGGAAAAGGCAGGAACTAAAGTCCCAAAGTCTCCCCAAAGATTGAGGGGTAGAGTCTGATTACTCCAGAACACTGACAGGTACTTGAAGAAGCCCATCCTGGTAGtaaatgtttttgcatttttcaagGGTGGAGAGGACAGGAGTGATCTGAAATGGGACACTCTCTGTCAAGATTTTGGCCACACTGGTGAATGTTCTAGAGAAGCTGTCTTGACCTAGCCCTGGACTTGCCAGCCCATCCTGGCCTGGGCTGGACATCCCCCCTTGGCGGGAATCTCCTCCATGGTCTTACCCCTGGGCCTGCTGCCAGCACCCGCTCCTCTCGTCACAGGCATGGCCTTGGCCTTTCTGCTCTTGCTCCAGTAATACACCAGCAGCAGCAAGCCCAAAGTGACACAGACGTCCACTATGATGATTGTGGCCACCACCATCAGATCTGCCTCCACGCAGTTCTCACACACTGTGGGGCAGGGAGtgtggagagaagaagagaaatcacacagaaaggaagacacaGGACACTGgagatgaggaaggaaaaaatgaaggtCGTTCTCCCTTTAATACTCACCTGGCTGCCATGGTCAgacaccccctgccccctttcAACACGTTTATAACAACCAGCAAACTGTGGTGTGTATGGGTAGAGGTTCTGCAGTCAGACagtcctgggttcaagtcccagccatGCTACTCACTAGCTGTGAAAGTTGTGAAATGTGTGTTCAACTCACaaaacctctgtttcctcatctataaaatgggagtaagaTAGCACTCAACCCATATGGTGGTTAAGAGGATTGTGTGAAAAGCCCTGGCAAGTATTTGGTATAGTGCTTAAAACTTAATAAGCACTCAATGATTGTTAGCTATCATTATTGCTTATTATTATGCCTTAGTTTATGACATTTTAGTAGAGTGGCTTTGAGTCCTTTTTGTAAATCCTGAAGAATTCCTCTCTGGATAAAGCAACAGATAAACTAATATTGGTGTCCCGTAATTCTGGACATGATATAATGCAAAGGACCCAATCTTGTCTCTTGGGACATTGTAGTTTTAGATCTGGAGCTGACTGAGGTTACCCAGACAGCCCCATATTGGTGTTTAATCTATATTTCAGAAAACACTGATGCTGTGTGGCCCCAGACAGTCCCGGATTGAGTGTCGGAGAAGCACAAAGATGCCAGGAGACTGTGAGTTGGGTTAGGGGAAATATTGAGAATGCCCTTTAGAAATGGTCCTCCCTAAAGAGTCTAATAGTGCTTGCTCTGAAGATCTATATTACCTCTTGCTTTCAGGTAGAGCTTATGATTCTCGTCCTTTGAGCAGGTATAATAACCgctgttctctatttctgaaaAATCCTCCAGTAACAGTGTGTTGTCATAATGGGGAATTTTTATACCATCTTTTTTCCAAGTTATTTCCTCAGATACAGTATCCTCAGGGCATGTCAGCTTTACGCTGTTTCCAGAGATGGAGACTTTATATACtggggaatgggagaaaagagaagggaaattaaGGGGAGAACCCAGCAATATTTAAGGCAAATTAGTAGCAGAAGAACCAACCAAATGCGGAAAGTCCTCTGACCTCCTAGATCTTAGATTTTCTTGTCAAAAGGGAACTCTGCTGGCTAGGGGGTATGAAAGAGGAGATATGTAGGAGAAGGGGCCCTAGAGAACCTTTTGAAGGTGACTTCAGAGTTTAGGCATGGACATGGGGACTTGGAGGTAAAGAAAATCTACAGCAGTCCTTATTTGTAATGTTTCTAAAATGGGAGTTAGAAATATGAGGTTGGGAGGACCTCAGTTCTTGGGGTTAATCTCTCTCAATCAGTTCCTTCTTCCCAACCACTGACTTGCATCATCAGATAGGGCAGAATAAAAGACTGATAAACTTACATTTCAGTGTTTGTGGTTGTGTAActtcatctgaaaatgaaaaaaggaaggagtGGTAAGAAAATAACCTTGGTTTAAGTTTAAATTGTAGGTGAAAAATTTCAAGTGGAACTAGATACTATCCCCAAGAATTCCCAAAGAGGGCCCGTTCTTTAGGGAGCTCCAAGTCTTGAAGGTGAGGTATGTACTTGTCCTATGAGATATGCTCATAGACACAACTCAGATACATCAAACTGAGAATATACCAGCATGTGCTTCTAGATTTAGATCCACTAAAGCTCAGAAAGCCTTAAAAGCCTAAAGCTGAAAAATTCCAGTCGTCTTCAAGCTTATTCTCTTGCATTAGCAAGAATCATATTCCAGATAGATATGAAAGGGTCCTCTCAGAGCTAAAGACCTTCATATGTTTGAATCACTGATTCTTGGGCTTACCTGTTTTTCGTTATTCAGAAGTTCTTACTTATAACTAACAGAAACTCTCATAGCAGAGATCAAATATCTTTCTTCTTATTCCATCCCACTTTTCTGTTATTGCCCTTAAATTATGTGAAGCACTATGCACATTTTAAGGAAATAGTTATTCTAataaaatgtgactttattttaaattatatctgaGTGCAATCAACTCTCAATTATTTTTGTTAGAACTATTGGTGTGGACAACTGAAATCCACTAGTATAATTTGGGGATCCAGCCAAATTCCCCACAGTAGGCAATTTTGCCCTGGGAAGTGGGCTGGGGAGCACCTTCATTTCCTGGAAAACTTGTGGCTGGGACACTGGGCGGCACTAGGCTATGCTTGAGCCTGTATATGACAGCTGGAAGAGTGGAGAGTGGTGCTCAGAGACAGCCCTCTCTCTGTTGGGGGTGTTTTGCTACAGTGTGCTGTTGGGGACAGAGCACTGGGCTGAGTCAGTAGCGCTGTGTTTGAATCCCAGATTTGCTTTAGGCTGTGTGACCAAGGgaaaatcatttaacttctctgagcttcagtttcttcatctgggaaatggaGATAAAACATCCACTTCACAGGGTATTCGTGAGAATTAAATGGATTATGAAGGTGAAAATGGATGGTTCATAGCAGATGCTCAAGAAAAGTGTTAgttactttcttcctttccttctgggggTCCTGCTAATGGAGAACAGAACAGAGTTCTGCCCCAGTTGCTCAGTCAGCCCTCCAGCTGAGATCATACGGAATGTAAACAAGTCATTCTCCAGGTGTATCTATCTGCTAATAATTGGGAGTTGAGTATAATGACAATAGATAGTCTATAATATTTTGATTTGGGAATAATTTTTCAGCCCTGATATTTCTTAGAaatattaaactagaaatcataaataaaataatttagaagtaaATAGAAGTTTCACTCTGATTGGTGTGTTTGTTTGGAAAAGCAATGTAAAGGAAATTGCTCACAACTCCTTTTGGCACAAATGCAGTAGTAGAGATCAGACCAACACATTCTCATACAAGGGCCTAGATGTCTATGCTCAcaaaaattttatacacattcaTAGTGATTAAAAAGATGAGCTTCAGCATCAGCTAAATCtgcatttatatttctctctctgattggactatatatttattttctaagccttggttttcttaCCTGTAGAATAGGGATGTTAGGAGAACTATATGAGGAAATTCAGGTAAAATATTAAGGGCAGTACATAGAACACACATGCTCAATAAACTTTAATGCATATTAATTAGTCTGCATACTTCCCATATAATGATAAAATCCACCCCCTGCTTTCTATACATCAGATAATGTTCTAAGTAAATTACTCATTcagtcctcataacaaccctacaagctaggtatcattattatttccacttcGCATGTAATGATGCTatggcacagagaagttaagtaaattattCAAAAACACTCAGCAAATAAGAAGTTGAGCCAGGATTCAGATATGACTGTCTAGATTCAGAGTTAGACTCTTAACCTCACActacatggccttctcctctgcctGAGATATTCTTCCTTAAAATATAAGCACACCCTTTAAAACTCAGCTCAAGAATCACCTCCTCTGGGGAGCTTTCCCCAACCATCCTCTGTAGAGTTGACCActcttctctttatattttattctgtatctACCCATAACATGCAATACACTATATTATCAATTATTTGTCGTTCAAATAAGACCATCAGCTTTTTTTTACGACCATACCACCTgtcttgagggatcttagttccccaaccagggattgaaactgggccctccacagtgaaagcgtggagtcctaaccactggactgccagggaattcccaagatcaTCAGCTTCTTGAGGGGAAGGAACTAGTGATGCATTCACGTGTatgatcatttattcattcaaaaaatattcgttgagcacctactatgtgccaggcaatgggCCAGGTAAATAAGACGCCATCTCTGCTTTCAATGAATTCATGATTTACACAAAAACTTATGGTGGCTCCAACACCCACATGTGTATTCTTTCCTGAATGGATGCTCAGGGATACACATCGCTCTCAGCCATAATCAGACCTGACAGTTAGCAACAAACCTAGGCACATCTCATTGAAAGATAATTGTATTTTCCCTCTAATAGTTCTGGTTCTTAGTATTTATTACTATGATTGTCTTCTATGACCATTTTGTTCCACATTTGAAAGGAAGTCGTACAGAGTGAAAATCCTCTTACCAGTTTCttgaaaatctgaaaaggaaatgataagAAACTATTAGCAATACTCCTATCAGCTACTAAGATCAGATCTTGCTGCCATGGGTTAGGACTCTTCCCTCAACCTTTAGAAAACAATGGATATTCAAATTCCCCATGGCTGTATACGAAAAGCTGTTTAGGATCCTACATTAAACAACTGGTAgctaattatttataaaaaagtgTTCTAAGTAATCAttttgaatataatatatatatttggtatataaatataaaaaatatatttatgaaatcattacattgtatGCCTTAAACTCACCCCATGTAATATGTCAACTATCTtccaataaagctggggaaagaaGAAGATCTGTATTGGGCATAAattaaatgataaacaaaatcaacCCTAAATGGCCAACAACATGTGGAAGAGGTGAGTTATTCTGAAGCATATCAGTGCTTTTGACATATCCCATCTGTCAATAATGTAACATTAACACATTCTCCATGATATATTAAAAAGAGTATCCAAAGGACACTACAAATTAGGCAGTGTAATGGAATGGAGATTGGCCCAGTGGCTGCCTTTAAACACAAAATTGGTTCACTCAATTTGGAGGAGCTG is part of the Balaenoptera musculus isolate JJ_BM4_2016_0621 chromosome 8, mBalMus1.pri.v3, whole genome shotgun sequence genome and encodes:
- the CD3E gene encoding T-cell surface glycoprotein CD3 epsilon chain — its product is MQSGNLWRVLGLCLLSVGAWAEEDFQETDEVTQPQTLKLYKVSISGNSVKLTCPEDTVSEEITWKKDGIKIPHYDNTLLLEDFSEIENSGYYTCSKDENHKLYLKARVCENCVEADLMVVATIIIVDVCVTLGLLLLVYYWSKSRKAKAMPVTRGAGAGSRPRGQNRQRPPPVPNPDYEPIRKGQRDLYAGLNQRGI